The following are encoded together in the Burkholderiaceae bacterium DAT-1 genome:
- a CDS encoding IclR family transcriptional regulator, giving the protein MSTQPHAAPEDDLSNDRLFVTALARGLDILQAFGMQDRQLGNQELAQRTGLPKSTVSRLTYTLTKLGYLQQDPVSSKYLPGLKVLTLGFAALAQVDVRERARPLMRALSQETGLSVTLGCLMGTRVVYVEACRATTRVGIKLDVGASVPLVSTAIGRAIYASLDASQRSQTTDALALEYGGSWPDWQERLHTGAAEISQDGFCRSFGEFEPDIFAVAVPLRGQESPMAINCSGPAYRLTPEQWAGEIAPKLRELAGRLGGA; this is encoded by the coding sequence ATGTCCACCCAGCCACACGCTGCGCCCGAAGATGACCTGAGCAACGATCGCCTGTTTGTCACGGCGCTTGCACGCGGGCTGGACATTCTGCAAGCCTTTGGCATGCAGGATAGACAACTGGGGAATCAGGAGCTGGCGCAGCGCACCGGCCTGCCAAAATCAACGGTATCGCGACTGACTTACACGCTGACCAAGCTGGGATATCTGCAACAGGATCCGGTTAGCAGCAAATATCTACCCGGATTGAAAGTGCTGACGCTGGGTTTTGCCGCACTGGCGCAAGTGGATGTGCGCGAGCGTGCGCGGCCACTGATGCGGGCGCTGTCGCAGGAAACCGGACTGTCAGTGACGCTGGGCTGCTTGATGGGGACGCGGGTGGTATATGTCGAGGCCTGTCGCGCGACGACGCGAGTGGGTATCAAGCTGGATGTGGGTGCCAGCGTGCCATTGGTCAGCACGGCGATTGGCCGGGCGATCTACGCCAGCCTTGACGCAAGCCAGCGCAGCCAGACCACCGATGCACTGGCGCTTGAATACGGCGGCAGCTGGCCGGATTGGCAGGAAAGATTGCATACTGGCGCAGCAGAAATCAGCCAGGACGGCTTCTGTCGCTCATTTGGCGAATTCGAGCCCGACATCTTCGCCGTCGCTGTTCCCCTGCGCGGACAGGAGTCACCCATGGCCATTAACTGCAGCGGCCCTGCCTACCGGCTGACGCCTGAGCAATGGGCGGGGGAGATTGCACCGAAGTTGCGGGAATTGGCAGGGCGGCTGGGTGGAGCGTAA
- a CDS encoding GGDEF domain-containing protein encodes MTPVPQPRLSLPTWRLTIAVIGACVALLLSMLAVVHRDARVSAEQMAARSLSGLADLLQMQIERAEVNQAGHVASRQRRESGRAESSDVPPIGLPVSVSGRLLNGKVEAPLGRSQAFPELFEPQSSDHHALLVAENAAGQPWLLLRRPLAGGRMLELAEPTQVWEGSLDAQARNAWMMGATIVLLGAGLCGIIWLLGRDARRTREWAHQIQENERQLRGVLDKSPVALAMADTETGEVHYANDRMRALLGEMTAPPAVKGDTLLGPLITRQDWQAIRHEMGNALALDNLEFRLAGADDERWGMLSARHVPMGAEFDAMLIGIADISERKAHEMRLANEAMTDMLTGLPNRRYFMNRSLAACEMARRYARPLSVLMIDLDHFKRINDRYGHAMGDKVLHLVAQTIQSSLRQPDVCGRLGGEEFAAMLPEASLTQALEAAERIRQAVAALRFDVPEGDVVQMTVSIGVAQYDPKSVEIEPALEAADRALYRAKAAGRNRVMLARQASTDQTDTTATPA; translated from the coding sequence ATGACCCCGGTACCCCAGCCTCGCCTATCCCTTCCCACCTGGCGACTTACCATCGCGGTGATCGGCGCCTGTGTTGCACTCTTGCTGTCCATGCTGGCCGTAGTGCATCGCGATGCACGTGTGTCAGCCGAGCAAATGGCGGCACGCTCCCTGTCAGGGCTGGCCGATCTGCTTCAGATGCAGATCGAACGTGCCGAGGTGAATCAAGCTGGTCACGTAGCCTCGCGACAGCGTCGCGAGAGTGGGCGCGCTGAATCAAGTGATGTGCCGCCTATTGGATTGCCGGTGTCGGTCAGTGGACGTCTGTTGAATGGCAAGGTTGAGGCGCCGCTTGGACGGAGCCAGGCATTTCCAGAATTATTCGAGCCACAATCGTCTGATCACCATGCATTGCTGGTAGCCGAAAATGCAGCGGGGCAACCCTGGCTGCTATTGCGACGTCCACTTGCAGGTGGACGCATGCTTGAACTGGCGGAACCTACTCAGGTGTGGGAAGGCAGCCTGGATGCACAAGCGCGTAATGCCTGGATGATGGGCGCCACGATTGTGCTATTGGGCGCCGGTTTGTGCGGCATCATCTGGTTGCTGGGGCGCGATGCGCGGCGCACCCGCGAATGGGCGCATCAGATTCAGGAAAACGAACGGCAATTGCGCGGTGTACTCGACAAATCGCCTGTCGCGCTGGCCATGGCCGACACCGAAACGGGGGAGGTTCACTACGCCAATGACCGCATGCGCGCGCTACTCGGGGAAATGACAGCGCCGCCTGCCGTGAAGGGCGATACCCTACTAGGCCCGCTGATTACCCGTCAGGATTGGCAGGCGATTCGCCATGAAATGGGTAATGCGCTCGCACTGGATAACCTCGAATTTCGTCTAGCAGGCGCAGACGACGAACGATGGGGCATGCTGTCTGCGCGCCATGTGCCCATGGGCGCGGAATTCGATGCCATGCTGATTGGTATCGCCGATATTAGCGAACGCAAGGCGCACGAAATGCGTCTGGCTAATGAAGCCATGACCGATATGCTGACAGGTCTACCGAATCGGCGCTATTTCATGAATCGCTCGCTGGCAGCGTGTGAAATGGCACGGCGGTACGCACGGCCACTGAGTGTACTGATGATCGATCTGGATCATTTCAAACGCATCAACGATCGTTATGGACATGCAATGGGAGACAAGGTCCTGCATCTCGTTGCTCAGACCATTCAGTCGAGTTTGCGTCAGCCTGACGTATGTGGTCGTCTGGGCGGCGAGGAGTTTGCGGCCATGCTGCCCGAGGCGTCGCTGACACAGGCGCTTGAGGCGGCCGAGCGTATCCGGCAGGCCGTTGCTGCCCTGCGGTTTGATGTGCCCGAGGGCGACGTTGTCCAGATGACAGTCAGCATTGGTGTCGCGCAGTACGATCCGAAAAGTGTTGAAATCGAACCCGCGCTGGAAGCTGCAGATCGCGCCCTCTATCGCGCCAAAGCAGCAGGACGCAATCGCGTGATGCTGGCCCGGCAGGCGTCAACCGATCAAACGGATACAACCGCAACGCCCGCCTAA
- a CDS encoding acyl-CoA dehydrogenase produces the protein MARPSFQWDDALLLNEQLTDEERMIRDAAHDYCQGKLMTRVLQANRHEHFDREIMNELGELGFLGSTIEGYGCAGVSHVAYGLVAREVERVDSGYRSAMSVQSSLVMYPIYAYGSEAQKQKYLPKLATGEWVGCFGLTEPNHGSDPGSMITRAKKVDGGYSLSGAKMWITNSPIADVFVVWAKDDAGEIRGFVLEKGMKGLSAPKIEGKFSLRASITGEIVMDNVFVPEENAFPDIRGLKGPFGCLNKARYGIAWGAMGAAEFCWHAARQYTLDRQQFGRPLAANQLIQLKLANFQTEISLGLQAALRVGRLMDEGRAAPEMISLIKRNNCGKALDIARISRDMHGGNGISDEFHVIRHVMNLEAVNTYEGTHDVHALILGRAQTGLAAFS, from the coding sequence ATGGCACGCCCGAGCTTTCAATGGGATGACGCATTGCTCTTGAACGAGCAGCTGACCGATGAAGAACGCATGATCCGCGACGCAGCGCATGACTACTGTCAGGGCAAACTGATGACGCGCGTGCTGCAGGCCAACCGCCACGAGCACTTCGACCGCGAGATCATGAACGAGCTGGGCGAGCTGGGCTTTCTGGGTTCCACCATCGAAGGCTATGGCTGCGCAGGCGTGAGCCATGTGGCATATGGTCTGGTAGCGCGCGAAGTGGAGCGCGTGGATTCCGGCTATCGTTCGGCCATGAGTGTGCAAAGCTCGTTGGTGATGTACCCGATTTATGCCTACGGTAGCGAAGCGCAGAAGCAGAAGTATCTGCCGAAGCTGGCAACGGGCGAATGGGTGGGCTGTTTCGGGCTGACCGAACCGAACCATGGTTCTGATCCGGGTTCGATGATTACCCGTGCCAAGAAGGTCGACGGCGGCTACAGCCTGTCCGGCGCCAAAATGTGGATCACCAATTCGCCGATCGCTGATGTGTTTGTGGTCTGGGCCAAGGATGATGCCGGCGAGATTCGCGGCTTCGTGCTGGAAAAGGGCATGAAGGGGCTGTCTGCACCGAAGATCGAAGGCAAGTTCTCCCTGCGTGCATCCATCACCGGCGAAATTGTCATGGACAATGTGTTCGTGCCGGAAGAAAACGCTTTCCCTGACATTCGCGGCCTGAAGGGGCCGTTCGGCTGTCTGAACAAGGCACGCTACGGCATCGCCTGGGGCGCGATGGGTGCGGCGGAGTTCTGCTGGCATGCGGCGCGCCAGTACACGCTGGATCGTCAGCAGTTTGGTCGTCCGCTGGCTGCCAATCAGCTGATCCAGCTGAAACTGGCCAACTTCCAGACTGAAATCTCACTGGGCCTGCAAGCTGCATTGCGTGTTGGCCGCCTGATGGACGAAGGCCGCGCCGCGCCGGAAATGATTTCGCTGATCAAACGTAACAACTGTGGCAAGGCACTGGATATCGCCCGGATTAGCCGCGATATGCACGGCGGCAACGGTATCAGTGACGAATTCCATGTTATCCGCCATGTAATGAATCTAGAGGCCGTGAATACCTACGAAGGTACTCATGATGTGCATGCGCTGATTCTGGGCCGCGCACAAACCGGACTGGCCGCATTCTCCTGA
- a CDS encoding EAL domain-containing protein, which translates to MELFAPDEVVRLLESRLGELDGRARLEALLELAWHKRQRDSHRTQLLLEEIEIRLRPVHLPVVDRMRIEARIRLIRAEFESLAGHQTSAMELAESAIATFEQISDAAGAGDGRWLLASIWSDLGKRQQVNQSLNGALRDYRLTTDQNRIDAAMARILSRIAFVDAEGAAHGLAESFPAQSQHADGVNVWISIAQANVAALTDDPGEAIKFDLNAYNAANVTGQIAQALVCAVNIAEGFATLGDLHGALDWAERALRQARESGWPGSIGLCLVQAGDILRLLGREGDAQHLLNEALAMLDPMTGSRTYELLLEHLGQLALDGKRYSEALDWFVQLESSLSSHGESDLLIKSWRGQATALVHLGRPADALAKVAGALGLARSKGNSDEQVKALRVFAELHQEYQLAGPDNLEAPTPALHYLGEALTIARSIGGYRVPTELYNQLADAWAGCGDYQRAYQSMVEAAGARNQSRVEEAQKRAVAMQLRHEVDQVRADAEHHKRLASALQETNATLEALGRIGREITANLLTDDIMWALSDHARTFLDATSLLLFLVDEPRGLLRMAFALEGKDIPPDIDVKLDDPVSLAAKCVRERKEIVVGATKGPLEFPVRAGTLMPQSMIFEPLEVGRRLIGVISIQSTRENAYGDRECSIFRTLCAYAAIALDNAFVYREVEVAREALAAQEQELKVVATAFESQEGLMIASADLVVLRVNTAFTRITGYPADAVLGHSPSILQSARHGDGDFDALIGAVRLHGSWQGEIWAQRVDQTDIPLWLSVTAVRNELNVLTHIVFALVDITERKRAEDEIRNLAFFDPLTNLPNRRLLMDRLRLALARSARSDQCGALLFIDLDNFKRLNDTRGHGVGDMLLSKVAKRLVGCVRAGDTVARLGGDEFVVLLEGLPHQDVDAAEKVEVVAQKIHETLNTPYLLDNIEHRSTPSIGICLFTGKDETVDELLKQADLAMYQAKGSGRNAIRFFDPAMQAAVSAHAALEEDMREGLALQQFVLHYQIQVDSQGRVQGAEALVRWKHPQRGMVSPAQFIPLAEETALILPLGLWVLETACQQLQQWEQQPDAAHLTLAVNISAVQFHHERFIQDVLGVLKRYPTVASRLKLELTESLLFKDVDAIIDKMNTLIPLGVRFSLDDFGTGYSSLSYLKRLPLEQLKIDQTFVRDIMEDASDLAIVKAIVTLGQILGLAVIAEGVETPAQKALLQESGCFVFQGYLFGRPGPVETLTLGGVSV; encoded by the coding sequence ATGGAGTTGTTTGCGCCAGATGAAGTCGTACGCTTACTGGAATCCAGGCTGGGTGAACTGGATGGGCGCGCACGTCTGGAAGCTTTGCTGGAACTTGCCTGGCACAAGCGTCAACGTGATAGTCACCGTACGCAGCTCCTACTGGAAGAAATCGAAATCCGGCTTCGCCCGGTTCATTTGCCAGTTGTCGATCGAATGCGAATCGAGGCACGGATTCGCCTCATTCGAGCGGAGTTTGAGAGCCTGGCCGGTCATCAAACAAGCGCGATGGAATTAGCTGAATCCGCGATTGCGACGTTCGAGCAAATCAGTGACGCAGCAGGTGCGGGCGATGGGCGCTGGTTGCTAGCGTCTATCTGGTCGGATTTGGGTAAGCGACAGCAAGTCAATCAAAGTCTGAATGGGGCGCTGCGCGATTATCGGCTGACGACCGACCAGAATCGTATTGATGCAGCCATGGCACGTATTCTGTCACGCATTGCCTTTGTGGATGCGGAGGGTGCGGCGCACGGCTTGGCAGAGAGTTTTCCTGCGCAGTCGCAGCATGCCGATGGGGTAAATGTCTGGATCAGTATTGCGCAGGCGAATGTCGCTGCGCTAACGGATGATCCTGGTGAGGCCATCAAGTTTGATCTGAACGCATACAACGCGGCCAATGTCACCGGACAAATTGCGCAGGCGCTAGTGTGTGCCGTCAATATTGCAGAAGGGTTTGCCACCCTGGGCGATCTGCATGGTGCACTGGATTGGGCTGAACGTGCATTAAGACAGGCAAGAGAGTCCGGCTGGCCCGGTAGCATCGGCCTGTGTCTGGTGCAGGCGGGCGATATTTTGCGCCTGCTGGGGCGTGAAGGGGATGCGCAGCATCTGCTCAATGAAGCGCTGGCGATGCTTGACCCCATGACAGGGTCACGTACTTACGAGTTGTTGCTGGAACATCTGGGGCAGCTGGCTTTGGATGGCAAGCGCTATTCCGAGGCGCTTGACTGGTTTGTGCAGCTGGAAAGTTCACTCAGTTCGCACGGCGAATCCGATCTGCTCATCAAGTCGTGGCGTGGGCAGGCAACCGCACTGGTTCATTTAGGCAGGCCTGCCGATGCACTCGCCAAGGTCGCAGGCGCGCTGGGACTCGCCAGAAGCAAAGGTAACTCGGACGAACAGGTGAAGGCATTGCGTGTCTTTGCCGAGTTGCATCAGGAATATCAACTGGCGGGGCCGGATAATCTGGAAGCGCCCACGCCTGCGCTGCATTACCTGGGTGAAGCCCTGACGATTGCCCGGAGCATTGGCGGCTATCGCGTACCGACAGAACTGTACAATCAGCTGGCAGATGCGTGGGCTGGGTGTGGCGACTATCAGCGTGCATACCAGAGTATGGTGGAGGCCGCTGGCGCACGGAATCAATCTCGGGTCGAGGAAGCGCAAAAGCGTGCGGTTGCCATGCAACTCCGCCATGAGGTGGATCAGGTTCGCGCAGATGCGGAGCACCACAAGCGTTTAGCCAGTGCCCTTCAGGAAACCAATGCGACGCTGGAGGCACTCGGCCGGATTGGACGCGAAATTACCGCCAATTTGCTCACTGACGACATCATGTGGGCACTATCCGACCACGCCAGAACCTTTCTGGACGCCACCAGCCTGCTGCTCTTTCTGGTGGATGAGCCGCGTGGATTGTTGCGTATGGCATTTGCCCTGGAGGGGAAGGATATCCCGCCAGATATCGATGTAAAGCTCGATGATCCTGTTTCGCTGGCTGCGAAATGCGTGCGGGAACGAAAAGAAATTGTCGTGGGCGCTACAAAGGGGCCGCTGGAGTTTCCCGTCCGCGCGGGCACACTGATGCCGCAGAGCATGATCTTCGAGCCGCTGGAGGTGGGACGACGACTGATCGGCGTGATCAGTATCCAATCGACACGTGAAAATGCCTATGGCGACCGCGAATGCTCCATTTTCCGGACATTGTGCGCGTATGCCGCGATTGCGCTCGATAATGCATTTGTCTATCGCGAAGTAGAAGTAGCACGTGAGGCCTTAGCCGCACAGGAGCAGGAATTGAAGGTGGTGGCGACCGCATTTGAGTCGCAAGAAGGCTTGATGATTGCAAGTGCGGATCTGGTGGTCTTGCGGGTAAATACGGCCTTCACTCGCATTACAGGGTATCCGGCGGATGCGGTGCTCGGACATTCCCCATCCATCTTGCAATCGGCGAGACATGGAGACGGAGATTTCGACGCGCTGATTGGGGCTGTGCGTTTGCATGGAAGCTGGCAAGGTGAAATTTGGGCGCAAAGGGTCGACCAGACGGATATTCCTTTATGGTTGTCTGTGACGGCTGTGCGCAATGAACTCAATGTGTTGACGCATATCGTGTTCGCCCTCGTAGACATTACCGAACGCAAACGCGCCGAAGATGAGATTCGCAATCTGGCCTTTTTTGATCCGCTGACCAATCTGCCGAATCGTCGCCTGCTGATGGATAGGCTGCGTCTGGCACTGGCGCGCAGTGCCCGAAGTGATCAGTGCGGTGCCTTGCTCTTTATTGATCTGGATAACTTCAAGCGCCTGAATGACACGCGCGGCCACGGTGTGGGGGACATGCTGCTGTCCAAGGTGGCGAAACGATTGGTTGGATGTGTGCGGGCAGGTGATACCGTTGCCCGGCTGGGCGGCGACGAGTTTGTTGTGTTGCTCGAAGGCTTACCCCATCAAGATGTCGACGCCGCAGAAAAGGTCGAAGTGGTTGCACAGAAAATCCATGAAACACTCAACACTCCCTATCTGCTCGACAATATCGAGCATCGCAGTACGCCCAGCATCGGCATCTGCCTGTTTACCGGCAAGGATGAAACGGTAGACGAACTGCTCAAGCAGGCGGATCTCGCCATGTATCAGGCCAAGGGATCTGGCCGCAATGCAATCCGCTTCTTTGATCCGGCCATGCAGGCTGCGGTGTCGGCACATGCTGCGCTGGAAGAGGATATGCGCGAGGGGCTGGCACTGCAGCAGTTTGTGCTGCATTACCAGATTCAGGTGGATTCGCAGGGCCGCGTGCAGGGTGCAGAAGCATTGGTGCGCTGGAAACATCCGCAGCGTGGCATGGTATCACCGGCGCAATTTATTCCCCTGGCAGAGGAGACGGCTCTGATTCTGCCGCTGGGGCTATGGGTGCTGGAAACCGCGTGCCAGCAATTGCAGCAGTGGGAGCAGCAACCGGATGCCGCTCACCTCACGCTCGCTGTGAACATCAGTGCGGTGCAATTCCACCACGAGCGCTTTATTCAGGATGTGCTGGGTGTACTGAAGCGCTATCCGACGGTGGCCTCGCGACTGAAACTGGAGCTCACCGAAAGCCTGCTGTTCAAGGATGTCGATGCCATCATCGACAAGATGAATACGCTGATTCCGCTGGGCGTGCGCTTCTCGCTAGATGACTTCGGGACAGGCTATTCATCGCTGTCCTACCTCAAACGACTACCGCTGGAGCAGCTGAAAATCGACCAGACGTTTGTGCGCGACATCATGGAAGATGCCAGCGATCTGGCGATTGTGAAGGCGATTGTGACGCTGGGGCAGATTCTGGGTTTGGCGGTGATCGCCGAAGGGGTGGAAACCCCGGCACAGAAGGCGCTGCTGCAGGAAAGCGGCTGCTTTGTGTTCCAGGGCTACCTGTTCGGCCGCCCCGGTCCGGTGGAGACACTGACACTGGGTGGCGTCAGCGTGTAG
- a CDS encoding penicillin acylase family protein — MSPLPPLRRLLPASALLASSLYALCFTSDAARQDAHVANVTITRDQWGIPHVSGKRNADAVFGLIYAQAEDDFQRIELNYINAMGRLAEVAGETALAQDLRMKLFIDPLALKQAYERSPAWMQRLMQAWADGLNYFLHTHPDIKPRLITHFEPWMALSFTEGSIGGDIESVDTNALRDCYLPADVKVAYAVPLAEPEPQGSNGFAISPKITQSGHALLMINPHTSFYFRPEVHARSEEGLNAYGAVTWGQFFVYQGFNEHLGWMHTSGGGNVISEYVETIEMRDGRPYYRHGNRWRPVTTRIITLPYRDGDALKSHTVTAWFTHHGPVVRKAGDKWVSVSLMNSPRKALMQSWLRTTAKDYAAFRKVLDLRTNSSNNTVYADDKGNIAYFHGNFMPRRDPSFDWRRPVDGSNPRTDWRGLHPVTDIIQILNPASGWIQNTNNWPFSAAGTHSPKREHYPDYMWVYPENARGLHALRVLEGKAGWTLEKLIGAAYDSYLTGFDRLIPALLQAWNALPVEAPQRQQLHEQVASLRKWDRRYALNSTATSLAIFWGQALLDQHSPAAKANLMPGLDYVEQHATAADLLNALVSASNKLQQDFGNWQTPWGEINRFQRLDNQLIGHFDDTQPSLPIPYASGIWGSLAAFGTTHKQGTKRIYGERGNSFVAAVEFGPKVRALSILAGGESGHPDSPHFKDQADMYSRGEFKQVLFYPEDIAAHATCRYRPGESSSCALAVH, encoded by the coding sequence ATGTCCCCTCTTCCGCCCCTGCGACGCTTACTGCCGGCTTCCGCGCTACTTGCCAGCTCTCTTTATGCCTTGTGTTTTACATCGGATGCCGCTCGGCAAGATGCGCATGTCGCCAACGTGACGATTACGCGGGATCAATGGGGGATTCCCCACGTCAGTGGTAAACGTAACGCAGATGCGGTATTTGGCTTGATTTATGCCCAAGCAGAAGACGACTTTCAGCGCATTGAACTGAATTACATCAATGCGATGGGCAGGCTGGCTGAAGTGGCAGGTGAAACCGCGCTGGCGCAGGATTTGCGCATGAAATTGTTTATCGACCCGCTTGCTTTAAAACAGGCATACGAGCGCAGTCCGGCCTGGATGCAGCGGTTGATGCAAGCCTGGGCAGATGGCCTGAATTACTTTTTACACACGCACCCCGACATCAAGCCGCGTCTGATCACGCATTTCGAACCGTGGATGGCACTCAGCTTTACCGAAGGTAGTATCGGCGGAGATATCGAATCCGTCGATACGAATGCGCTCAGGGACTGCTATCTGCCGGCTGACGTCAAAGTGGCCTATGCCGTGCCGCTCGCGGAACCCGAGCCCCAGGGCTCGAATGGATTTGCCATTTCGCCAAAGATCACCCAGTCCGGCCATGCGCTGCTGATGATCAATCCGCACACATCCTTCTATTTCCGTCCGGAAGTCCACGCCCGCAGCGAAGAAGGCCTGAATGCATATGGCGCTGTCACCTGGGGGCAATTCTTTGTTTATCAGGGATTTAATGAGCATCTCGGCTGGATGCATACCTCGGGTGGGGGCAATGTCATCAGCGAGTACGTCGAAACCATCGAGATGCGCGATGGCCGCCCCTATTACCGGCATGGCAACCGGTGGCGTCCGGTTACCACACGGATAATCACCCTGCCCTATCGCGATGGCGATGCGCTGAAGTCGCACACCGTCACTGCATGGTTTACCCATCATGGCCCGGTCGTGCGTAAAGCTGGTGACAAATGGGTATCAGTCAGTCTGATGAACTCGCCGCGCAAAGCCTTGATGCAATCCTGGTTACGCACCACAGCCAAGGATTATGCCGCCTTCCGCAAGGTGCTCGACTTACGCACCAACTCGTCGAACAATACGGTTTACGCTGATGATAAAGGCAATATTGCCTATTTCCACGGCAACTTCATGCCACGCCGCGATCCTTCGTTCGACTGGCGCCGCCCGGTAGATGGCAGCAATCCGCGCACTGACTGGCGAGGTTTGCATCCGGTCACGGATATCATCCAGATCCTCAATCCGGCCAGTGGCTGGATTCAGAACACCAATAACTGGCCCTTCAGTGCGGCAGGTACACATAGCCCCAAGCGCGAACATTATCCCGACTATATGTGGGTGTACCCGGAAAACGCACGCGGCCTGCATGCACTCAGGGTACTGGAAGGCAAAGCGGGCTGGACACTGGAGAAACTAATTGGCGCTGCCTACGACTCCTATCTCACCGGCTTCGACCGCCTGATTCCTGCCCTGCTGCAAGCGTGGAACGCTTTGCCGGTCGAGGCCCCGCAGCGCCAGCAATTGCATGAGCAGGTCGCGTCCCTGCGCAAATGGGATCGCCGCTATGCACTGAATTCCACCGCCACATCACTGGCGATATTCTGGGGGCAAGCCCTGCTTGATCAGCATAGCCCCGCGGCCAAGGCCAACCTGATGCCGGGATTGGATTATGTGGAACAGCATGCAACTGCAGCCGATTTACTGAACGCGCTTGTGAGCGCCAGCAACAAACTGCAACAGGACTTCGGCAACTGGCAAACCCCGTGGGGTGAAATCAATCGTTTCCAGCGTCTGGACAACCAGCTCATTGGCCATTTTGACGATACGCAACCCAGCCTGCCAATTCCTTACGCGTCCGGCATCTGGGGCTCGCTGGCGGCATTTGGTACCACCCACAAGCAAGGCACCAAGCGCATCTATGGCGAGCGGGGTAATAGTTTTGTTGCCGCAGTTGAATTTGGCCCTAAAGTGCGTGCACTGAGTATTCTGGCGGGTGGCGAGAGCGGCCATCCAGATTCCCCCCACTTCAAGGATCAGGCTGATATGTACAGCCGGGGGGAATTCAAGCAGGTACTGTTCTATCCGGAAGACATTGCCGCCCATGCTACATGCCGGTACCGGCCGGGCGAATCGTCGAGCTGCGCCCTCGCGGTACATTAG
- a CDS encoding glutathione peroxidase, whose amino-acid sequence MAHSACSSLLNHQFKTLQGEPFDMCKAEGKAILVVNTASKCGFTKQFSKLEEMYKTYKDKGLVVLGFPSNDFKQELDSSKEIAEFCKLTYFIEFPMMEASHVRGDDANPLFKQLAQISGEAPRWNFKKYLIAPDGKTVYPFSTPTEPDSEEVMSKLKPMLQK is encoded by the coding sequence CTGGCGCATTCCGCCTGTTCATCCCTACTCAACCATCAGTTCAAGACCCTGCAAGGCGAGCCTTTCGACATGTGCAAGGCGGAAGGCAAGGCGATTCTGGTCGTCAATACGGCCAGCAAATGCGGCTTTACCAAGCAGTTCTCCAAGCTGGAAGAAATGTACAAGACTTACAAGGACAAGGGACTAGTGGTGCTCGGTTTTCCGTCCAATGACTTCAAGCAGGAACTGGATAGCAGCAAGGAAATCGCCGAGTTCTGCAAGCTGACCTACTTCATCGAATTCCCGATGATGGAAGCCAGCCACGTGCGCGGCGATGATGCCAATCCGCTGTTCAAGCAACTGGCTCAAATCTCTGGCGAAGCGCCGCGCTGGAATTTTAAGAAATACCTGATCGCGCCGGATGGCAAGACTGTCTATCCATTCTCGACCCCGACCGAGCCGGATAGCGAAGAAGTGATGAGCAAGCTGAAGCCGATGCTGCAGAAGTGA
- a CDS encoding transporter substrate-binding domain-containing protein produces the protein MRFLLLLVCCVSALAADAPRMRLCTLDKSFEPYTRADGNGVLQRKIRRVAAKLGLQVHNVYAPRARCVEQLRSTAVDALIGAYTEDRLTFAVYPSRGGLADPSRALVRVMFRLYVRRDSTLSWEGEQFSFPPNPVVGVQAGFTHIDRMRATGARVDDGARTTEQNLGKLMLGRLDAALAMETEAAPLLEGKYAGVLKALPQPFEETHLYLLVSRTFYQQHKQLVEALWRELALVPSP, from the coding sequence ATGCGCTTTCTGCTCCTGCTGGTCTGCTGTGTGTCTGCGCTGGCCGCCGACGCGCCGCGCATGCGCTTGTGTACGCTCGACAAGTCGTTCGAGCCGTACACGCGTGCGGACGGTAATGGGGTCCTGCAGCGGAAGATCAGGCGGGTCGCCGCGAAGCTGGGGCTGCAAGTTCACAATGTCTATGCGCCGCGTGCCCGGTGTGTCGAGCAATTGCGTTCGACGGCCGTTGATGCCCTGATCGGGGCATACACGGAGGATCGACTGACGTTTGCGGTTTATCCCTCGCGAGGCGGCCTTGCTGATCCTTCGCGTGCGCTGGTCCGCGTGATGTTCCGGCTGTATGTACGGCGAGACAGCACCTTAAGCTGGGAGGGTGAACAATTTAGTTTTCCGCCCAATCCAGTTGTGGGCGTACAGGCAGGGTTTACCCATATTGATCGCATGCGCGCTACAGGTGCGCGTGTCGATGATGGGGCGCGCACAACCGAACAGAATCTTGGCAAGTTGATGCTCGGCAGGCTGGATGCGGCGCTGGCGATGGAAACCGAGGCCGCACCGTTGCTGGAAGGCAAATACGCCGGGGTGCTGAAAGCCCTGCCGCAACCGTTTGAAGAAACGCATTTGTATCTGCTGGTGAGCCGGACGTTCTACCAGCAACACAAACAATTGGTTGAAGCACTCTGGCGCGAGCTGGCGCTGGTGCCTTCACCCTGA